A DNA window from Calliphora vicina chromosome 1, idCalVici1.1, whole genome shotgun sequence contains the following coding sequences:
- the Mitf gene encoding uncharacterized protein DDB_G0283357, translated as MAESGIDLDFDFEIDYQCPMDEDRLEDVLPSVKVSGPNSSDVEFYELKSATRTIRPDNIPTFKTVTPTSRTQLKLQLQREQQQQELERREAEKRETDVFQHQQQQQQHQQQQQQHHQLQNVYHNQQQQTKQQINLEQQHNNSTNNNVSNSPQVQIQSNNNNSGGNNQNRNSSSDSYGSKNMDTLMIPQAQSSPVTVKVPLQSIGVELPQQVLQVRTILENPTRYHVIQKQKNQVRQYLSESFKTQTDWSGRAANSQANLRVTVASSNPNQQQQLQNNERSSSSYTLGMNANNSIVNDNCSSVNSSPRQMRITPAASPNSATILDDNMPLSPYSMGNNNSNGANSYYMPYTSSDNGNQQSSLKSFGNNSASNLGNSKSGNNTSLGSRSNPGNLVKMMRNTNFMNSSGPSGLASPIQSATPSLSSVATSNSELPPSFESDADLDFEDILHNNNLNDTLKFDDSFSSDLNIKQEPSSMSEAEVNAMAKDRQKKDNHNMIERRRRFNINDRIKELGTLLPKTNDPYYEVVRDIRPNKGTILKSSVDYIKCLKHEVARLKQNEYRQRQIEVQNRRLLNRIKELEMQAKSQGIQLADYNNTSVSAPTPTTSYLKNASPSNNMNNHRSTPLINNELPQEQLSNSITNNNNNNNNNSNENNLNININTMEDLMEESKHHLLQGSSVGDGGGIDDMLSIPTNQLLQSAPHSPNLQMQCSVNSYTSNGGNDCNEHNHNGSCCSSSHQLSLDDIYASSSPVSSPAHHANSNTTSTTPTPTNHHQTPLNTCCDAGGSLGCLSSSCHHKYQHGSNNTLQQCQPSPNNTSTNFDLMVACGSDTIGDCHHHHHHHHHNNNNDSLAASPTSLQHGRDPLLSSSHQHPLDAHLDALDQHDLHHHHHHPLHDDTDDMDHHQHHHHHSVDLASAIMSDTLSLVSSNPSESLLLSSDFLDIDMS; from the coding sequence atggcTGAATCTGGTATTGATTTGGATTTTGACTTTGAAATTGATTATCAATGTCCCATGGATGAGGATAGACTCGAAGATGTATTGCCTTCGGTTAAAGTGTCGGGTCCAAATTCGAGTGATGTTGAATTCTATGAGCTTAAATCGGCTACACGCACGATTAGGCCCGATAATATACCAACGTTCAAAACCGTTACACCCACCTCAAGGACACAATTGAAATTACAGTTACAGAGAGAGCAACAGCAGCAAGAGCTAGAACGAAGAGAGGCCGAAAAAAGAGAAACTGATGTTtttcaacatcaacaacaacaacagcagcatcagcagcagcagcaacaacatcatcaaTTGCAAAATGTTTATCACAATCAACAGCAGCAAACAAAGCAACAAATCAATTTGGAACAACAGCATAATAACAGTACTAACAACAATGTGAGCAACAGTCCCCAAGTGCAAATTCAGTCtaacaacaataatagtggCGGTAACAACCAGAATCGCAATTCAAGTTCTGACAGTTATGGCTCAAAGAATATGGACACTTTAATGATACCTCAAGCTCAGTCGAGTCCAGTTACAGTCAAAGTACCCCTGCAATCGATCGGTGTCGAGTTGCCCCAACAGGTTTTGCAAGTGcgaacaattttggaaaatccCACTCGTTATCATGTCATACAAAAGCAAAAGAATCAAGTGCGCCAGTACCTCAGTGAATCATTTAAAACCCAAACCGATTGGAGCGGTCGAGCCGCCAACTCTCAGGCCAATCTCAGAGTAACCGTAGCCAGTTCAAATCCCAATCAACAGCAACAGCTGCAAAATAACGAACGTTCCAGCAGCAGCTATACACTTGGCATGAATGCCAACAACAGTATTGTAAATGACAACTGTTCATCGGTGAACAGTTCTCCGCGGCAAATGCGCATAACACCGGCTGCATCTCCCAACAGTGCAACCATACTCGATGACAATATGCCCTTGTCGCCCTACAGTATGGGCAATAATAATAGCAATGGTGCCAACTCCTACTATATGCCCTATACCAGCTCAGACAATGGCAATCAACAATCATCGCTCAAATCGTTTGGCAATAACTCGGCCAGTAACTTGGGCAATAGTAAAAGTGGCAATAATACCTCCTTAGGCAGCCGTTCGAATCCCGGTAATCTGGTAAAAATGATGCGTAATACCAACTTTATGAACTCATCCGGTCCCAGTGGCCTGGCCAGTCCTATACAATCAGCCACTCCCAGTTTGAGTTCAGTAGCGACCAGTAATTCCGAACTGCCACCTTCGTTCGAAAGTGATGCCGATCTGGACTTTGAGGATATTTTGCACAACAATAATCTAAATGACACTCTCAAATTTGATGATTCATTTTCATCGGACCTAAACATAAAGCAGGAGCCAAGTTCTATGAGCGAAGCGGAAGTCAATGCAATGGCCAAAGATCGCCAGAAAAAGGATAATCACAATATGATAGAACGTCGCCGACGTTTCAATATAAATGATCGCATTAAGGAATTGGGCACCTTGCTGCCGAAAACCAACGATCCCTACTATGAAGTGGTGCGTGATATAAGGCCCAACAAGGGCACAATTCTAAAAAGCTCTGTTGACTACATAAAATGTCTGAAGCATGAAGTGGCACGTTTGAAACAAAACGAATACCGACAACGACAGATCGAGGTGCAAAATAGGCGCCTACTGAATCGCATAAAGGAACTGGAAATGCAAGCCAAATCTCAAGGTATACAGCTAGCAGACTACAACAACACCTCCGTTTCAGCTCCAACACCAACAACGTCCTACCTAAAGAATGCTAGTCCTTCCAACAACATGAATAATCATCGTTCTACACCGTTAATCAACAATGAGTTACCACAAGAGCAGCTCTCAAATAGTATaactaataacaacaataataataataacaactcCAATGAAAATAACCTCAATATCAATATCAACACCATGGAAGACCTCATGGAGGAGAGTAAGCATCATTTGTTACAGGGTAGTAGTGTCGGTGATGGTGGGGGAATTGATGATATGCTTTCAATACCCACCAATCAGCTATTGCAATCAGCACCCCATTCACCCAATCTACAAATGCAGTGTAGTGTCAACAGTTACACATCGAACGGTGGCAATGATTGCAACGAACACAACCACAATGGCAGCTGTTGTAGCAGTAGTCATCAATTGTCCCTGGATGACATTTACGCCAGCAGTTCACCGGTATCTTCACCAGCGCATCATGCTAATTCAAACACTACCTCTACGACGCCCACTCCCACAAATCATCATCAAACACCCCTCAATACATGTTGCGATGCTGGGGGTAGTCTCGGCTGCCTATCCAGTAGCTGTCATCATAAATATCAACACGGATCAAACAACACACTACAACAATGTCAACCAAGTCCCAACAATACCTCAACTAATTTTGATCTAATGGTAGCTTGTGGTTCCGACACAATCGGCGAttgccatcatcatcatcaccaccatcatcataataataacaatgaCAGTTTGGCCGCATCTCCCACCTCATTACAGCACGGACGAGATCCTTTGCTTTCCTCATCTCATCAACATCCTCTCGATGCTCATTTGGATGCATTAGATCAACATGATTTacaccaccatcatcatcatccattGCATGATGATACCGATGATATGgatcatcatcagcatcatcatcatcattctgTTGATCTCGCCAGTGCTATAATGAGTGACACATTATCGCTTGTCTCATCCAATCCCTCAGAATCCCTACTGCTATCTTCGGATTTTCTAGACATTGATATGTCGTGA